The Salvelinus namaycush isolate Seneca chromosome 1, SaNama_1.0, whole genome shotgun sequence genome has a window encoding:
- the ccnb2 gene encoding G2/mitotic-specific cyclin-B2, which yields MSSLEVRAALRNADNPALMGKANVAGVRRAVLGELSNFPNASKAVLSKKTVAAKASTKQSMNQKDQPAAVRPQRSPVPQVPQSGESANVSMKEEELCQAFSVALLAVEDIDEGDSDMPQLCSEYIKDIYGYLQRLETQQSVRPKYMNGYEINGRMRALLIDWLIQVHSRFQLLQETLYLTVAILDRFLQVQTIGRKKLQLVGVTAMLLASKYEEMYSPEIGDFVYITDNAFTKAHIREMEQLILQSLNFELGRPLPLHFLRRASKAGNADVEKHTLAKYLMELTLLDYDMVHYHPSEIAAAALCLSQLLLDELNWTPTQEHYSTYNENHLKPIIQHIAKNVVSVNEGRTKLQAVKNKYASSRLMRISLIPQLKSAVVNDMAAALLPEHKP from the exons ATGTCGTCATTAGAAGTTCGTGCTGCG TTAAGGAACGCAGACAACCCAGCACTAATGGGAAAAGCAAACGTAGCTGGAGTAAGAAGGGCTGTGCTTGGAGAGTTGTCCAACTTTCCTAATGCCAGCAAAGCGGTGCTGTCCAAG AAGACTGTTGCTGCTAAGGCTTCAACCAAACAATCTATGAACCAAAAAGACCAGCCAGCAGCTGTTCGGCCTCAACGTTCCCCAGTGCCTCAAGTTCCTCAGTCTGGAGAGTCTGCTAACGTGTCCATGAAAGAAGAGGAATTGTGTCAGGCGTTCTCAGTAGCTCTACTTGCTGTAGAAGACATTGACGAAGGGGATTCAGACATGCCACAACTGTGCTCTGAATATATAAAGGACATCTATGGATATTTGCAGCGCCTTGAG ACCCAGCAGTCTGTCCGGCCCAAGTACATGAATGGCTATGAGATCAATGGACGCATGCGCGCTCTCCTGATTGACTGGCTGATTCAGGTGCATTCCAGGTTCCAGCTACTGCAGGAGACTCTTTATTTGACTGTGGCCATCCTAGATCGCTTTCTTCAG GTGCAAACTATCGGCCGCAAGAAGCTCCAGCTGGTTGGCGTGACTGCCATGTTGTTGGCATCCAAGTATGAAGAGATGTATTCCCCGGAGATTGGAGATTTCGTTTACATCACAGACAATGCATTCACCAAGGCCCATATTCGGGAGATGGAACAGCTGATTCTGCAGAGTCTGAACTTTGAGCTTGGACGGCCTCTACCCCTACACTTCCTCAGGAGAGCCTCCAAGGCTGGCAAT GCTGATGTTGAGAAGCACACACTAGCCAAATACCTCATGGAACTGACCCTCCTTGACTATGACATGGTGCACTACCATCCTTCTGAGATTGCTGCTGCAGCCTTGTGCCTCTCCCAGCTGCTGCTTGATGAGCTCAACTGG ACTCCAACGCAGGAGCATTACTCTACCTATAATGAGAACCACCTCAAGCCAATCATACAGCACATCGCCAAAAATGTTGTCTCTGTCAATGAAGGGCGAACAAAGCTTCAG GCTGTCAAGAATAAGTATGCAAGCAGCAGGCTAATGAGGATCAGCCTCATCCCTCAGCTGAAGtctgcagttgtaaatgacatgGCTGCTGCTCTGCTCCCAGAACATAAACCATGA